The following DNA comes from Mycobacteriales bacterium.
CGGCGTGAACGATCCCAAGTGGACAGGGTGGCACAAGCTGGAGTATCTCCTCTGGGAGAGGAACACCACGTCCGGCGGCGCCGCGCTGGCGGACAAACTAGACAAGGATCTGGCAACCCTGGACACGCAGATCAAGACCGTCGACATCACCCCGAAGGCTGTTGCCCTCGGGGCCGGCGAGCTGATCGAAGAGGTCTCCGAGGGCAAGATCAACGGCGAGGAAGACCGTTACTCGCACACCGATCTCTCGGACTTCGACGCGAACCAGCTGGGCGCCAAGCAGGCGTACACGTACTTCCGCGGCATCATCATGACCAAGGACAAGGCGCTGGCCACGGCGATCGACAACGGGTTCACGGCCGTCGACGACTCGCTCGGCCCGTACGAGATCAGCGAGGGTGTCTTCAAGCCGTTCACCGACCTGAAGCCGGCCGACAAGACGAAGATGCAGGCGCAGCTCGCCTCTCTGTCGGAGAATCTGGCCAAGGTGCCGGCGGTGCTGGGGGTCTGAATCGGTGATGCGGTGATGAGCAACGACGGTGGCCGGGCGCCGCTGTCCCGGAGGGCCTTCCTCGGGACGGCCGCGCTCGGCACGGCCGTGGTCGGCGGCGCGACGATCGGCGGGATCAAGCTCGCCTCGGACGCGCGCGCCGGGAACGGCGACGACGGGCCCGAGCCCATACCGCCCCGGGGGTTCCGCGGCTACCACCAGATCGGGGTGCTGGAGCACCCGGCCGCGCACGGACTGCTGGCCGCGTTCACCTGCGTGGACGAGACCCGCGGCGCGCTGGCCGAGACGTTCCGCAACCTCTCCGAGGAGATCGACTCGCTGATCGCCGGCCGGGTGCCGGCCGAGAGCGACCGCGACCTGCCGCCGCCGGACAGCGGCGTGCTCATGGAGGTCACCGACCCCGGCCTGACGATCACCGTGTCGGTCGGCGCCTCCCTCTTCGACGCCCGGTACGGGCTGGCCGACCGCAAGCCGCGCGAGCTGGTCACGATGCCGTTCCTGGCCAACGACCGGCTCGACCCGGCCCGCTCGCACGGCGACGTCCTCATCTCCCTGCAGGGCAAGGAGCCGGACGTCTGCATCCACGCGCTGCGCCAGATCATGCGCCGGACCCGCTCCGGGCTGGTGCTGCACTGGCTGCAGGACACCTTCACCCGGCCCGACGCCGTGCCGAAGCTCGGGCAGACCCAGAGCCGCAACCTCCTCGGCTTCAAGGACGGCACCGCCAACCCGAACGCCGATGACGAGGACCTGATGAACACCCTCGTCTGGACCTCCACCGCGGACGTCGCGCAGGACGCGACGGGCCGCGAGCCGACCTGGACGGTCGGCGGGACGTACCAGGTCGTCCGGGTCATCCGGATGCTGGTCGAGCGCTGGGACCGGGCCGCGCTGGAGGAGCAGGAGTCGATCTTCGGCCGCCGCAAGGTCAACGGCGCCCCGCTGTCGGGGAAGGCGGAGACCGACATCCCCGAC
Coding sequences within:
- a CDS encoding Dyp-type peroxidase, which translates into the protein MSNDGGRAPLSRRAFLGTAALGTAVVGGATIGGIKLASDARAGNGDDGPEPIPPRGFRGYHQIGVLEHPAAHGLLAAFTCVDETRGALAETFRNLSEEIDSLIAGRVPAESDRDLPPPDSGVLMEVTDPGLTITVSVGASLFDARYGLADRKPRELVTMPFLANDRLDPARSHGDVLISLQGKEPDVCIHALRQIMRRTRSGLVLHWLQDTFTRPDAVPKLGQTQSRNLLGFKDGTANPNADDEDLMNTLVWTSTADVAQDATGREPTWTVGGTYQVVRVIRMLVERWDRAALEEQESIFGRRKVNGAPLSGKAETDIPDYADDPNGKVTPMSAHIRLANPRDDRTKDKVLVRRGMSYTRGMDSAGLLDQGLAFVSYQRRLTHFLETNDRLKGEPLEEYIRPEGGGFFYVLPGVVEIGDWLGRQLLT
- a CDS encoding EfeM/EfeO family lipoprotein, which codes for MRRSLSVLALATALGLLAAACSSGDDDGGQVRSEGGGSVSGSGSGSGSGSGLSGSDLGSQSNDQTVTQAVTDYKTWVVGQVAGLRTDTTKFTDAVRAGNVAQAKATYASSRIKWEMIEPIAGLVPNIDGSVDSRVDDFAGVNDPKWTGWHKLEYLLWERNTTSGGAALADKLDKDLATLDTQIKTVDITPKAVALGAGELIEEVSEGKINGEEDRYSHTDLSDFDANQLGAKQAYTYFRGIIMTKDKALATAIDNGFTAVDDSLGPYEISEGVFKPFTDLKPADKTKMQAQLASLSENLAKVPAVLGV